A segment of the Geoglobus ahangari genome:
AACAAAACAGAAAAGGTGAAGTCAGGCGAAGAAGCATAAGGACATGGAGGTCAGAACCCACAGGCTTGCAGACAGAAATTTGGTTGGGGAGGTCGTGGAGGCTGAAGAGGGTTACGCGAGGATTGTGCTGAAGACCACAAAGCAGATGGCTGTTGACGAGCTCGGTCTCGTCCACGGAGGATTCACGTTCGGCGCCGCAGACCTCGCGGCAATGGTTGCCGTCAACCACCCTAACGTGGTGCTGTACAGGGCAGAGGTGAGGTTCACGGCCCCGGTGAGGGCTGGAGAGGTTATAACGGCCGAGGCGAGGGTTGAGGAGAGGGAGGGCAGGAAGGTCAGGGTGAATGTGGTCGCCAAGACCGACAGAACGGTTCTCGAGGGAGTTATGCACTGCTACATCCCGGAAAAACACGTTCTGGAAAAATAAAAGAGGAGAAGGTTATTCCTTCTTCTCCTCCTTCTCCCTCGCGAAGTACTCGAGGATCTCGATGGGTATCGGGAACACTATTGTTGTGTTCTGAGCGTTGCTTATCTCGTTCATCGTCTGCAGTATCCTGAGCATCAGGGCGTTTCTGC
Coding sequences within it:
- a CDS encoding PaaI family thioesterase, with the protein product MEVRTHRLADRNLVGEVVEAEEGYARIVLKTTKQMAVDELGLVHGGFTFGAADLAAMVAVNHPNVVLYRAEVRFTAPVRAGEVITAEARVEEREGRKVRVNVVAKTDRTVLEGVMHCYIPEKHVLEK